Genomic window (Peromyscus maniculatus bairdii isolate BWxNUB_F1_BW_parent chromosome 10, HU_Pman_BW_mat_3.1, whole genome shotgun sequence):
CCTTAGGCGAAGACTCGCGGTGTGGGAAGGGGACATTGGAGCTGGGCTTCAGAGCGTAGGAGACCCCTGTTGAGAGGCCGGAGGAGAGGAAGCCGCAGGCAGAGGAGGTTTGCACAGTTTCCCTTTAGGAAACTGGCAGGTGCGAGGGAGGGCCTTGGCAAGGAAGCTAACTGAGTCATCCCAGTGGGAGACTGGAGAGGACTGCTCAGGAGTGATTGCGCGGCCTGGAGGAAAGCCCAGGTGTGAGGAaggtgaatgagagagagaaaaaggaaactcTGGGAGCAGTCATGaccctgagctgggccatgtggggagacagggaggagaagggagaggcgCTGGAAGGCCCAACATACAAAGAGAgtgggtaaccaaaatggctggactAGAGAGGGAATAGCAGCCCAgccccctgggctggagaagttcaggggagggggaggggtatgccagccaggagggccctgtaacAGGTAAGGACCCGGAGACTGCTGAGAGAACCTGACACCAGTGtccgctttgatatgttaaataggctcAGTCATTTGTCGGGGTTGAAATCTAACTGGAGAAAAGCTTTGCTCTGTGAGCAGGGAACGACCTATttgaggacccccccccccagcttggACCAGCTAGCTGGCCCTTCATTTGTAATCTCTGTGCCTCCCATAAGTAATGAGGTGGTGCTTTGGGTTTATTGAGAAGGAGCTGGGGGCCGAACCAGGTGCAGTGGTGCAGATTTGTGACCCAGTACTCAAAGCCTGGGCAGACTCAAGAGAATCTCACATTGCAGGCTAGCTTGGGTTCCAggttgagactttgtttaaaataaacaaaacttgaaAGATAAGAAAGCTGTGGGCCTCcaatcttttcctttcttatatgATCCTGTAAGCAAAACGTGTCTTAATCACCATTTCCCAGGTTGGGAAACTTGCCCACGGACACACAGCAGAAGGCTGGAGCAGACACTAGGGCCAGGGCCAAGGCTGGGGAGGAAATAGTGCCACAGTTCTGAATCACTCTGGACGGCTTGGACTGAGGGGCTCCCCACAGCTGCCTGTCCCATTGGTGGGCCTCGTGATGCCCCTTGTTCAAGGGCACCTGAGCCATCTGGGTTCCCTGAGGCTTGGACACTAGAACAGAGGGAGGCAAGCGGGAGACTggagctggccttgaccttgccaCTCCCAGGGGGAATGTACACATCCTTTTGGCAGTGAAGGGCCACAGTTCAACTTTTTTGGCCCTGTATCTCCCACTGAGACTCCTTTTCAGGGTCCACCCGACTCTTTGAAACTGGGTCTCGTCATCCAGGCTGGTTTTTTCACTCAGTATATAGCCAAGacctaaatgtttattttattctttttacagcACTGGGGAGCAAATCCAGGTGCCCATGTATGCCAGGTAAGCACTCTCTCACTGGTCTGCATCTCTAATGACCTGTATTCCTGATCCTCtcgcctccacctcctgagtgctaagatcacAGCTGTGCTCTACCACACTGGCCTCATCAGGACTTTATGCATGGCCCCTGCCCATCCCAGACACATGGGCAGGTGGGATAGGAACGTGGCTAATAAGCACACCTCTTGGGGCTTGAGCCCACTTTGGCCAAGCTactggacctgcctctgctggttcagttcctgcctctgtaAAGTGGGGCCATTGGTAAAGTAGTTGAGAGGGAGTCACCTAAAAGCAGCAAGAATAATTTGTTGCTCTTTTTGTTTATTCCCAGCGCACAGCCTCAGGACCACCTTTGACTACCATCAACCAAACTATGCATGCCCGGGATTCTCCTGGCTCACTGCCCCGGGCACTGCCCCTGGCCTCCTCAGTCCTGATGCTCCTGATGAGCTGCCTGTGGTTACTGGGGGCTGGCCCCAGCCTCACATTGGCTCCAGAGCTGCTGCTGGACCCCTGGCAGGGTGAGGACCAGCCGCATGATCCTTGAGGGAAGCTAGAGACTTTCTCTAGGGCCTGAGGCCAGTCAGTGGAGTCAGCGTGCACCTTGTGGTGGTCACGAGGCTAGGACAGTGTCCCAGGGCACGTTCTCCTGCAGACATGCCCAGCTCATCTACAGTGAAGGGGGGCAGAGGATCCTGAAGGAGGCACAGAGGTGGGAAGCTGTGAGTAGGAGTTCTCATAGCATCTCTTGCTGACAGCTTTCCCTGGAAATAAGAACTAAAATTTTCTGCCAAACATGTACTTCCCACAAAACCTCCAGTTTACATCTGAGGAACCCAAATGACGTTCAGAGAGGTGAAGCGATTTTTCTAAGGTCAGGTAGCTCTGTGGGAGTGCAAGGTTCTAGCAGGCGGATTCATTAGAATGTGTGCTACTAACCAGATGCAGCCAAGATTTGGGAACTGACAGACAGCTTCCCTGGGCCTGGGACACAGCAGCCCTCGGCAGCTGGTTGCCAGCGAGAAGACTGCATGTGGGTAGAGTAGCTGTGGTGTTGAGAAGCCTCTGGTCCCCTCTACCAGTGATGAGTGGTGATAGTTCACATACTGGCTTTTGGTTGGGGAGGCTGGCCCACCAGGTGGCCCTCGTAAAGGCTAACCCATCCCTCTAACCCGGCCCCCTTCTCGTTCCCAGTGCACCGGCTAGTGACCCATGCTCTGGGCCACACCGCACTGCCGGGCCTGCTCCTgagcctgctgctcctgcccaCTCTGGGCTGGTGGCAGGAGTGCCATTTGGGCACCCTGCGCTTCCTGCACAACTCGGCCCTGCTTGCCCTGGCTGCTGGGCTGCTGGCTGTGCTGCTGACAGGCCTCGGGGTGTCCAGTGCAGCTGGAGGTTGTGGATATATGCCTGTCCATCTGGCCATGCTGGCAAGGCAGAGTTACTACCCTGGGTGGCCTCAGGGGACACTGCCACCGTGGCTGCTCCCATGGCTGCTGCTGGCCCTGACCCTGCTACTCAGCTCTGAGCCGCCCTTCCTGCAGCTCCTTTGTGGCCTTCTTGCTGGCCTGGCCTGTATCCTTTGCCTGGGCCAGGGACCATGTGGACCTGTGGCTGGGCCTCTGGGGTGCCTTGGAAGGAAATGGCATAGGGAATCCATGCCCAAGCAGTGTCTGGTGACACATCTTCCTCTGAGCCATGCTCtgggctggggacagagctcaTGGCCAAGGGGAGGTGTCAGTTACAATCAAAGGACCCCATAGGATGTTGGAGAGAGCTGAAGGGACCCTAGAAGTCACTAACCAGGATCATGTGTGAAGGAGCCATCAAAGCTAAGATTAGCAAAGAGGCAGGCTCAGGGTGGAGCGAGTCTGGGGCTCTCTGGGAACAGAGGACCGAGTTAGGGCCCATGGGACAGGTATCTTCAACGTAAGCTTTGCTCCCAAGCTATGGGAAAATAGGCTGACCATACAACCCTTCAGGCAGTCACAGGGGACCGGTTCAGAATGCAGACACCAGCTACTCAAGTCTGGCTGACCCAGGGGGACCTGTCTTCAGGCACACAGGGTTATGCACTGGCCAGCAGAGTGGAAAGCGGAGTGTGGGGAAGGCCCATGCCGGCTTCTGTGCTGGCTGAGTAGTTCCAGGTAGGCAGTTCCCTTTTGTCCTCGGCTTCAGCTGCTCAGGGGGTCCTGGGGAGTGCAGCAAGGAGACGCAtggtcccttcccctccccccagttcaTTTGGTTTCCTTGACCTGCGCCCTGCCCTGGGCAGGCAGATGCTGCTGGGGCCTTCCGGTGGCTGGAGCTCTCGGAGCGGAGACTGCAGGTGTTACAGGGCAGTGTCCTTTGCAGGACTCTGGCCCGGGGCTGGCCACTGCGGCTCCTTCCCACCCCAGGCAGTCTGGCTGAACTGCCTGTCACTTTTCCTGCTGGAGTGAGGTGAGGGTGACACCAGGGGCCTGGCATTGGATGGTGGAAGTTGTGACAGTGGCTGGCAGCCCAGGCCATCCACCTCTGTCCCTGCAGGCCTGTCACCCCTGGATCTCCTTACCTTGCTTCCCCAAGCTCCTGGTCTCACAGTGACGGCTCTGCCCAGCTTCCCCCAGGCCTGGGGCCTGTGCAGCTGACACGGGGAGACTCGGAGAGGGGCTCGGACTGGGCTGCGTCCAGCTTTGCTCCAGGAAGCCCGATGTGGGCAGCCCTGGATGAGCAGATGCTTCAGGAAGGGATCCAGGCTTCGCTCCTTGATGCATCAGTGCAGAGTCCCCAGAGCTCGGGGTGGTTGCCCAAGGCCTCCGTGTCTTCTCTCCGGTAAGGCAGGGTGGCCAGGGGTGCGGCTTCCCGATGTGGGAGCCACGCATGCCCTGACACGTCTCGCTTGTCCCACCTCACAGGCTGCAGCAGCTGGAGCACATGGGATTTCCCACCGAGCAGGCCGCAGTAGCCTTGGCAGCCACAGGGCGTGTGGAGGGTGCAGTGTCTCTGCTGGTTGAGGGGCTGGTGGACACTGAGGCCCTGGTGACCGAGGGGAGGGGTGGTCCTGCCCACTGCAAGGGCGCCGGGCCCTCATAGTCCAAGAAGAGAGGAGGGTCTTGGGCCTGGCCTGAGTCCTAGCCTAGTCTGCTGAGGGCTTGGGGGCTTGAAGGCACCCCCGGGGGCAGGAGTGGGCCCCAGCGTGTTCTGACACTTTCTAAGAATAAAAGCTGATGTTTTCAACCTGGCCTCCGAGTGGC
Coding sequences:
- the Rhbdd3 gene encoding rhomboid domain-containing protein 3 isoform X1, with the translated sequence MHARDSPGSLPRALPLASSVLMLLMSCLWLLGAGPSLTLAPELLLDPWQVHRLVTHALGHTALPGLLLSLLLLPTLGWWQECHLGTLRFLHNSALLALAAGLLAVLLTGLGVSSAAGGCGYMPVHLAMLARQSYYPGWPQGTLPPWLLPWLLLALTLLLSSEPPFLQLLCGLLAGLAYAAGAFRWLELSERRLQVLQGSVLCRTLARGWPLRLLPTPGSLAELPVTFPAGVRPVTPGSPYLASPSSWSHSDGSAQLPPGLGPVQLTRGDSERGSDWAASSFAPGSPMWAALDEQMLQEGIQASLLDASVQSPQSSGWLPKASVSSLRLQQLEHMGFPTEQAAVALAATGRVEGAVSLLVEGLVDTEALVTEGRGGPAHCKGAGPS
- the Rhbdd3 gene encoding rhomboid domain-containing protein 3 isoform X2, with protein sequence MHARDSPGSLPRALPLASSVLMLLMSCLWLLGAGPSLTLAPELLLDPWQVHRLVTHALGHTALPGLLLSLLLLPTLGWWQECHLGTLRFLHNSALLALAAGLLAVLLTGLGVSSAAGGCGYMPVHLAMLARQSYYPGWPQGTLPPWLLPWLLLALTLLLSSEPPFLQLLCGLLAGLAYAAGAFRWLELSERRLQVLQGSVLCRTLARGWPLRLLPTPGSLAELPVTFPAGVSSWSHSDGSAQLPPGLGPVQLTRGDSERGSDWAASSFAPGSPMWAALDEQMLQEGIQASLLDASVQSPQSSGWLPKASVSSLRLQQLEHMGFPTEQAAVALAATGRVEGAVSLLVEGLVDTEALVTEGRGGPAHCKGAGPS